One Rosa chinensis cultivar Old Blush chromosome 5, RchiOBHm-V2, whole genome shotgun sequence genomic region harbors:
- the LOC112164905 gene encoding G-type lectin S-receptor-like serine/threonine-protein kinase RKS1 isoform X2 translates to MIESFIQIFLLFLLLPSSICQLPLDALTPDRPIRDGDVLVSNKQIFALGFFSPGNSQHRYAGVWYNNIPEKAIVWVANRDNPVNDSYGVLSINGDGGLVIHGKDPSTPLWSANVTLSSPNNFTAKLLDTGNLVLLENSSQRVVWEGFDYPSDTLLPFMKIGLNQRSGLEKHLTSWKSKDDPGTGSCTYGIDPMGVPQLFVRKGRDALFRVGPWTGDRLSGTVGNYNSSFVNNEDEISFVYFPALRPQIARVVIDESGILQTFAWNDQWIKSYSYPTRWCDSYGQCGPNTNCDPDKDYKLACTCLPGFESKSPSLGLGEGACIRKAEVSTCQNGEGFVKVARVNIPDSSTARVNLSMSLEQCKQKCLMDCSCTAYTSADDRGGGIGCVTWQGDLIDTKTFSHVGQDLYVRVDATFLAQYAKSSGSLSKKARVAISLGSVTVFILLLTLYWLVRMKMKGKRRQNKCSFELTAGSTYFEEATSGLILDDSRINSELLLFHLNTVATATNNFSIENKLGEGGFGSVYKGMLYDGKEIAVKRLSKFSSQGVEEFKNEVLLIAKLQHRNLVKILGCCFEDEEKILIYEYLPNKSLDSFIFNEPKRALLSWTRRFEIILGIARGLLYLHEDSRLRIIHRDLKASNVLLDNSLNPKIADFGMARIFRGEQTEANTNHVVGTYGYMSPEYAMKGLFSIKSDVYSFGILLLEIITGKKNAGSFEKDPYSNLIGHVWELWKEGRAVEIIDSSIGESYLVSEIIRCIQIALLCVQEFAIDRPTMSVVVSMLSNDVAFTSPKRPAFLLKSMSPSGEPSSNKRVSSINDVTCTIVEAR, encoded by the exons ATGATCGAATCGTTTATCCAGATattccttctcttccttcttctccccTCTAGCATTTGCCAGCTTCCCCTTGACGCCCTTACGCCAGACCGTCCCATCAGAGACGGCGACGTTTTAGTCTCTAACAAGCAAATCTTTGCACTAGGATTCTTCAGCCCCGGAAATTCTCAGCACCGCTACGCTGGAGTTTGGTATAACAACATTCCAGAGAAAGCCATTGTCTGGGTTGCGAACAGAGACAACCCAGTCAATGATTCCTACGGAGTGCTATCCATCAACGGTGATGGAGGCCTTGTCATACATGGGAAGGACCCAAGTACCCCTCTTTGGTCCGCAAACGTTACTCTCTCTTCACCAAACAATTTCACAGCCAAGCTTTTGGATACAGGAAATCTTGTTTTACTTGAGAATAGCAGCCAAAGAGTTGTGTGGGAAGGCTTTGATTACCCCTCAGATACACTGCTTCCCTTCATGAAGATTGGGCTGAACCAGCGGTCCGGGTTGGAGAAGCACCTAACATCTTGGAAATCAAAAGATGACCCGGGAACCGGGAGTTGTACATATGGGATAGACCCGATGGGGGTTCCGCAGTTGTTTGTGCGCAAGGGTAGAGACGCATTGTTTCGGGTCGGCCCTTGGACTGGGGACAGATTGAGCGGTACCGTTGGAAACTACAATTCAAGTTTTGTCAACAATGAAGACGAGATATCCTTCGTGTATTTTCCTGCTCTGAGGCCTCAGATCGCAAGGGTGGTGATAGATGAATCAGGAATACTTCAAACGTTCGCGTggaatgatcaatggatcaaatCCTACTCCTACCCGACTAGGTGGTGTGATTCCTACGGACAGTGCGGTCCAAATACTAACTGTGACCCAGACAAGGACTATAAGTTGGCTTGCACGTGCCTACCTGGGTTCGAATCCAAATCACCTAGTTTGGGTCTTGGTGAGGGTGCATGCATTAGGAAAGCGGAAGTGTCCACATGTCAAAATGGAGAAGGGTTCGTGAAGGTGGCGCGTGTAAACATACCGGACTCGTCTACGGCACGTGTGAACCTGAGTATGAGTTTGGAACAGTGCAAACAAAAGTGCTTGATGGATTGCTCTTGCACAGCTTACACGAGTGCGGATGACCGGGGAGGTGGGATTGGGTGTGTGACATGGCAGGGGGACTTGATAGACACGAAGACTTTCTCTCATGTTGGTCAAGATTTATACGTTCGAGTCGATGCAACTTTTTTAG CTCAATATGCAAAGTCAAGTGGTTCTCTTAGCAAGAAGGCAAGGGTGGCAATTTCACTTGGATCTGTTACAGTTTTTATTCTCTTACTTACCCTTTATTGGTTGGTAAGGATGAAGATGAAGG GTAAGCGTAGGCAAAACAAATGTTCATTCGAACTTACTGCTGGGTCAACCTACTTCGAAGAAGCTACTAGTGGATTAATTCTTGATGATAGTAGAATAAACTCGGAGTTACTATTATTTCATCTAAACACCGTAGCCACTGCCACAAACAATTTCTCCATTGAAAACAAGCTTGGAGAAGGAGGGTTTGGCTCCGTTTATAAG ggGATGCTTTACGATGGAAAGGAAATAGCTGTAAAAAGACTATCCAAGTTTTCTAGCCAAGGAGTTGAAGAGTTTAAGAATGAAGTTCTTCTGATTGCAAAACTCCAACACAGAAACCTTGTTAAGATTTTAGGTTGCTGTTTTGAAGATGAAGAGAAGATTTTAATATATGAATACTTGCCAAACAAAAGTTTGGACTCTTTCATCTTTA ATGAACCAAAGAGAGCACTTTTAAGTTGGACAAGACGCTTCGAGATTATCTTGGGGATTGCTAGAGGGCTATTATATCTTCATGAAGATTCAAGACTAAGAATTATCCATAGAGATCTAAAGGCCAGCAATGTTCTATTGGATAATTCTTTGAACCCAAAGATTGCAGATTTTGGTATGGCTAGAATATTTAGAGGAGAGCAAACTGAAGCAAACACAAATCATGTGGTTGGAACATA TGGTTATATGTCACCAGAATATGCAATGAAAGGGCTGTTTTCAATAAAGTCTGATGTGTATAGTTTTGGTATTTTATTGCTAGAAATCATTACTGGCAAAAAGAATGCTGGTTCCTTTGAGAAGGATCCATATTCAAATTTGATTGGACAT GTTTGGGAGTTATGGAAAGAAGGCAGAGCCGTGGAAATCATTGATTCATCTATAGGTGAATCTTACCTTGTTAGTGAAATTATAAGGTGCATTCAAATCGCACTCCTGTGTGTGCAAGAATTTGCGATTGACCGGCCAACCATGTCGGTAGTTGTTTCAATGTTAAGTAATGATGTAGCTTTTACTTCACCAAAACGACCTGCATTTTTACTAAAGAGCATGAGTCCTAGTGGAGAACCATCCAGCAACAAAAGAGTTAGTTCAATAAATGATGTCACATGTACAATTGTAGAAGCTCGCTAA
- the LOC112164905 gene encoding G-type lectin S-receptor-like serine/threonine-protein kinase RKS1 isoform X1, whose product MIESFIQIFLLFLLLPSSICQLPLDALTPDRPIRDGDVLVSNKQIFALGFFSPGNSQHRYAGVWYNNIPEKAIVWVANRDNPVNDSYGVLSINGDGGLVIHGKDPSTPLWSANVTLSSPNNFTAKLLDTGNLVLLENSSQRVVWEGFDYPSDTLLPFMKIGLNQRSGLEKHLTSWKSKDDPGTGSCTYGIDPMGVPQLFVRKGRDALFRVGPWTGDRLSGTVGNYNSSFVNNEDEISFVYFPALRPQIARVVIDESGILQTFAWNDQWIKSYSYPTRWCDSYGQCGPNTNCDPDKDYKLACTCLPGFESKSPSLGLGEGACIRKAEVSTCQNGEGFVKVARVNIPDSSTARVNLSMSLEQCKQKCLMDCSCTAYTSADDRGGGIGCVTWQGDLIDTKTFSHVGQDLYVRVDATFLAQYAKSSGSLSKKARVAISLGSVTVFILLLTLYWLVRMKMKGKRRQNKCSFELTAGSTYFEEATSGLILDDSRINSELLLFHLNTVATATNNFSIENKLGEGGFGSVYKGMLYDGKEIAVKRLSKFSSQGVEEFKNEVLLIAKLQHRNLVKILGCCFEDEEKILIYEYLPNKSLDSFIFNEPKRALLSWTRRFEIILGIARGLLYLHEDSRLRIIHRDLKASNVLLDNSLNPKIADFGMARIFRGEQTEANTNHVVGTYGYMSPEYAMKGLFSIKSDVYSFGILLLEIITGKKNAGSFEKDPYSNLIGHVRGVWELWKEGRAVEIIDSSIGESYLVSEIIRCIQIALLCVQEFAIDRPTMSVVVSMLSNDVAFTSPKRPAFLLKSMSPSGEPSSNKRVSSINDVTCTIVEAR is encoded by the exons ATGATCGAATCGTTTATCCAGATattccttctcttccttcttctccccTCTAGCATTTGCCAGCTTCCCCTTGACGCCCTTACGCCAGACCGTCCCATCAGAGACGGCGACGTTTTAGTCTCTAACAAGCAAATCTTTGCACTAGGATTCTTCAGCCCCGGAAATTCTCAGCACCGCTACGCTGGAGTTTGGTATAACAACATTCCAGAGAAAGCCATTGTCTGGGTTGCGAACAGAGACAACCCAGTCAATGATTCCTACGGAGTGCTATCCATCAACGGTGATGGAGGCCTTGTCATACATGGGAAGGACCCAAGTACCCCTCTTTGGTCCGCAAACGTTACTCTCTCTTCACCAAACAATTTCACAGCCAAGCTTTTGGATACAGGAAATCTTGTTTTACTTGAGAATAGCAGCCAAAGAGTTGTGTGGGAAGGCTTTGATTACCCCTCAGATACACTGCTTCCCTTCATGAAGATTGGGCTGAACCAGCGGTCCGGGTTGGAGAAGCACCTAACATCTTGGAAATCAAAAGATGACCCGGGAACCGGGAGTTGTACATATGGGATAGACCCGATGGGGGTTCCGCAGTTGTTTGTGCGCAAGGGTAGAGACGCATTGTTTCGGGTCGGCCCTTGGACTGGGGACAGATTGAGCGGTACCGTTGGAAACTACAATTCAAGTTTTGTCAACAATGAAGACGAGATATCCTTCGTGTATTTTCCTGCTCTGAGGCCTCAGATCGCAAGGGTGGTGATAGATGAATCAGGAATACTTCAAACGTTCGCGTggaatgatcaatggatcaaatCCTACTCCTACCCGACTAGGTGGTGTGATTCCTACGGACAGTGCGGTCCAAATACTAACTGTGACCCAGACAAGGACTATAAGTTGGCTTGCACGTGCCTACCTGGGTTCGAATCCAAATCACCTAGTTTGGGTCTTGGTGAGGGTGCATGCATTAGGAAAGCGGAAGTGTCCACATGTCAAAATGGAGAAGGGTTCGTGAAGGTGGCGCGTGTAAACATACCGGACTCGTCTACGGCACGTGTGAACCTGAGTATGAGTTTGGAACAGTGCAAACAAAAGTGCTTGATGGATTGCTCTTGCACAGCTTACACGAGTGCGGATGACCGGGGAGGTGGGATTGGGTGTGTGACATGGCAGGGGGACTTGATAGACACGAAGACTTTCTCTCATGTTGGTCAAGATTTATACGTTCGAGTCGATGCAACTTTTTTAG CTCAATATGCAAAGTCAAGTGGTTCTCTTAGCAAGAAGGCAAGGGTGGCAATTTCACTTGGATCTGTTACAGTTTTTATTCTCTTACTTACCCTTTATTGGTTGGTAAGGATGAAGATGAAGG GTAAGCGTAGGCAAAACAAATGTTCATTCGAACTTACTGCTGGGTCAACCTACTTCGAAGAAGCTACTAGTGGATTAATTCTTGATGATAGTAGAATAAACTCGGAGTTACTATTATTTCATCTAAACACCGTAGCCACTGCCACAAACAATTTCTCCATTGAAAACAAGCTTGGAGAAGGAGGGTTTGGCTCCGTTTATAAG ggGATGCTTTACGATGGAAAGGAAATAGCTGTAAAAAGACTATCCAAGTTTTCTAGCCAAGGAGTTGAAGAGTTTAAGAATGAAGTTCTTCTGATTGCAAAACTCCAACACAGAAACCTTGTTAAGATTTTAGGTTGCTGTTTTGAAGATGAAGAGAAGATTTTAATATATGAATACTTGCCAAACAAAAGTTTGGACTCTTTCATCTTTA ATGAACCAAAGAGAGCACTTTTAAGTTGGACAAGACGCTTCGAGATTATCTTGGGGATTGCTAGAGGGCTATTATATCTTCATGAAGATTCAAGACTAAGAATTATCCATAGAGATCTAAAGGCCAGCAATGTTCTATTGGATAATTCTTTGAACCCAAAGATTGCAGATTTTGGTATGGCTAGAATATTTAGAGGAGAGCAAACTGAAGCAAACACAAATCATGTGGTTGGAACATA TGGTTATATGTCACCAGAATATGCAATGAAAGGGCTGTTTTCAATAAAGTCTGATGTGTATAGTTTTGGTATTTTATTGCTAGAAATCATTACTGGCAAAAAGAATGCTGGTTCCTTTGAGAAGGATCCATATTCAAATTTGATTGGACATGTAAGAGGT GTTTGGGAGTTATGGAAAGAAGGCAGAGCCGTGGAAATCATTGATTCATCTATAGGTGAATCTTACCTTGTTAGTGAAATTATAAGGTGCATTCAAATCGCACTCCTGTGTGTGCAAGAATTTGCGATTGACCGGCCAACCATGTCGGTAGTTGTTTCAATGTTAAGTAATGATGTAGCTTTTACTTCACCAAAACGACCTGCATTTTTACTAAAGAGCATGAGTCCTAGTGGAGAACCATCCAGCAACAAAAGAGTTAGTTCAATAAATGATGTCACATGTACAATTGTAGAAGCTCGCTAA
- the LOC112164905 gene encoding G-type lectin S-receptor-like serine/threonine-protein kinase RKS1 isoform X4: MIESFIQIFLLFLLLPSSICQLPLDALTPDRPIRDGDVLVSNKQIFALGFFSPGNSQHRYAGVWYNNIPEKAIVWVANRDNPVNDSYGVLSINGDGGLVIHGKDPSTPLWSANVTLSSPNNFTAKLLDTGNLVLLENSSQRVVWEGFDYPSDTLLPFMKIGLNQRSGLEKHLTSWKSKDDPGTGSCTYGIDPMGVPQLFVRKGRDALFRVGPWTGDRLSGTVGNYNSSFVNNEDEISFVYFPALRPQIARVVIDESGILQTFAWNDQWIKSYSYPTRWCDSYGQCGPNTNCDPDKDYKLACTCLPGFESKSPSLGLGEGACIRKAEVSTCQNGEGFVKVARVNIPDSSTARVNLSMSLEQCKQKCLMDCSCTAYTSADDRGGGIGCVTWQGDLIDTKTFSHVGQDLYVRVDATFLAQYAKSSGSLSKKARVAISLGSVTVFILLLTLYWLVRMKMKGKRRQNKCSFELTAGSTYFEEATSGLILDDSRINSELLLFHLNTVATATNNFSIENKLGEGGFGSVYKGMLYDGKEIAVKRLSKFSSQGVEEFKNEVLLIAKLQHRNLVKILGCCFEDEEKILIYEYLPNKSLDSFIFNEPKRALLSWTRRFEIILGIARGLLYLHEDSRLRIIHRDLKASNVLLDNSLNPKIADFGMARIFRGEQTEANTNHVVGT, encoded by the exons ATGATCGAATCGTTTATCCAGATattccttctcttccttcttctccccTCTAGCATTTGCCAGCTTCCCCTTGACGCCCTTACGCCAGACCGTCCCATCAGAGACGGCGACGTTTTAGTCTCTAACAAGCAAATCTTTGCACTAGGATTCTTCAGCCCCGGAAATTCTCAGCACCGCTACGCTGGAGTTTGGTATAACAACATTCCAGAGAAAGCCATTGTCTGGGTTGCGAACAGAGACAACCCAGTCAATGATTCCTACGGAGTGCTATCCATCAACGGTGATGGAGGCCTTGTCATACATGGGAAGGACCCAAGTACCCCTCTTTGGTCCGCAAACGTTACTCTCTCTTCACCAAACAATTTCACAGCCAAGCTTTTGGATACAGGAAATCTTGTTTTACTTGAGAATAGCAGCCAAAGAGTTGTGTGGGAAGGCTTTGATTACCCCTCAGATACACTGCTTCCCTTCATGAAGATTGGGCTGAACCAGCGGTCCGGGTTGGAGAAGCACCTAACATCTTGGAAATCAAAAGATGACCCGGGAACCGGGAGTTGTACATATGGGATAGACCCGATGGGGGTTCCGCAGTTGTTTGTGCGCAAGGGTAGAGACGCATTGTTTCGGGTCGGCCCTTGGACTGGGGACAGATTGAGCGGTACCGTTGGAAACTACAATTCAAGTTTTGTCAACAATGAAGACGAGATATCCTTCGTGTATTTTCCTGCTCTGAGGCCTCAGATCGCAAGGGTGGTGATAGATGAATCAGGAATACTTCAAACGTTCGCGTggaatgatcaatggatcaaatCCTACTCCTACCCGACTAGGTGGTGTGATTCCTACGGACAGTGCGGTCCAAATACTAACTGTGACCCAGACAAGGACTATAAGTTGGCTTGCACGTGCCTACCTGGGTTCGAATCCAAATCACCTAGTTTGGGTCTTGGTGAGGGTGCATGCATTAGGAAAGCGGAAGTGTCCACATGTCAAAATGGAGAAGGGTTCGTGAAGGTGGCGCGTGTAAACATACCGGACTCGTCTACGGCACGTGTGAACCTGAGTATGAGTTTGGAACAGTGCAAACAAAAGTGCTTGATGGATTGCTCTTGCACAGCTTACACGAGTGCGGATGACCGGGGAGGTGGGATTGGGTGTGTGACATGGCAGGGGGACTTGATAGACACGAAGACTTTCTCTCATGTTGGTCAAGATTTATACGTTCGAGTCGATGCAACTTTTTTAG CTCAATATGCAAAGTCAAGTGGTTCTCTTAGCAAGAAGGCAAGGGTGGCAATTTCACTTGGATCTGTTACAGTTTTTATTCTCTTACTTACCCTTTATTGGTTGGTAAGGATGAAGATGAAGG GTAAGCGTAGGCAAAACAAATGTTCATTCGAACTTACTGCTGGGTCAACCTACTTCGAAGAAGCTACTAGTGGATTAATTCTTGATGATAGTAGAATAAACTCGGAGTTACTATTATTTCATCTAAACACCGTAGCCACTGCCACAAACAATTTCTCCATTGAAAACAAGCTTGGAGAAGGAGGGTTTGGCTCCGTTTATAAG ggGATGCTTTACGATGGAAAGGAAATAGCTGTAAAAAGACTATCCAAGTTTTCTAGCCAAGGAGTTGAAGAGTTTAAGAATGAAGTTCTTCTGATTGCAAAACTCCAACACAGAAACCTTGTTAAGATTTTAGGTTGCTGTTTTGAAGATGAAGAGAAGATTTTAATATATGAATACTTGCCAAACAAAAGTTTGGACTCTTTCATCTTTA ATGAACCAAAGAGAGCACTTTTAAGTTGGACAAGACGCTTCGAGATTATCTTGGGGATTGCTAGAGGGCTATTATATCTTCATGAAGATTCAAGACTAAGAATTATCCATAGAGATCTAAAGGCCAGCAATGTTCTATTGGATAATTCTTTGAACCCAAAGATTGCAGATTTTGGTATGGCTAGAATATTTAGAGGAGAGCAAACTGAAGCAAACACAAATCATGTGGTTGGAACATA G
- the LOC112164905 gene encoding G-type lectin S-receptor-like serine/threonine-protein kinase At1g11410 isoform X3 has protein sequence MIESFIQIFLLFLLLPSSICQLPLDALTPDRPIRDGDVLVSNKQIFALGFFSPGNSQHRYAGVWYNNIPEKAIVWVANRDNPVNDSYGVLSINGDGGLVIHGKDPSTPLWSANVTLSSPNNFTAKLLDTGNLVLLENSSQRVVWEGFDYPSDTLLPFMKIGLNQRSGLEKHLTSWKSKDDPGTGSCTYGIDPMGVPQLFVRKGRDALFRVGPWTGDRLSGTVGNYNSSFVNNEDEISFVYFPALRPQIARVVIDESGILQTFAWNDQWIKSYSYPTRWCDSYGQCGPNTNCDPDKDYKLACTCLPGFESKSPSLGLGEGACIRKAEVSTCQNGEGFVKVARVNIPDSSTARVNLSMSLEQCKQKCLMDCSCTAYTSADDRGGGIGCVTWQGDLIDTKTFSHVGQDLYVRVDATFLGKRRQNKCSFELTAGSTYFEEATSGLILDDSRINSELLLFHLNTVATATNNFSIENKLGEGGFGSVYKGMLYDGKEIAVKRLSKFSSQGVEEFKNEVLLIAKLQHRNLVKILGCCFEDEEKILIYEYLPNKSLDSFIFNEPKRALLSWTRRFEIILGIARGLLYLHEDSRLRIIHRDLKASNVLLDNSLNPKIADFGMARIFRGEQTEANTNHVVGTYGYMSPEYAMKGLFSIKSDVYSFGILLLEIITGKKNAGSFEKDPYSNLIGHVRGVWELWKEGRAVEIIDSSIGESYLVSEIIRCIQIALLCVQEFAIDRPTMSVVVSMLSNDVAFTSPKRPAFLLKSMSPSGEPSSNKRVSSINDVTCTIVEAR, from the exons ATGATCGAATCGTTTATCCAGATattccttctcttccttcttctccccTCTAGCATTTGCCAGCTTCCCCTTGACGCCCTTACGCCAGACCGTCCCATCAGAGACGGCGACGTTTTAGTCTCTAACAAGCAAATCTTTGCACTAGGATTCTTCAGCCCCGGAAATTCTCAGCACCGCTACGCTGGAGTTTGGTATAACAACATTCCAGAGAAAGCCATTGTCTGGGTTGCGAACAGAGACAACCCAGTCAATGATTCCTACGGAGTGCTATCCATCAACGGTGATGGAGGCCTTGTCATACATGGGAAGGACCCAAGTACCCCTCTTTGGTCCGCAAACGTTACTCTCTCTTCACCAAACAATTTCACAGCCAAGCTTTTGGATACAGGAAATCTTGTTTTACTTGAGAATAGCAGCCAAAGAGTTGTGTGGGAAGGCTTTGATTACCCCTCAGATACACTGCTTCCCTTCATGAAGATTGGGCTGAACCAGCGGTCCGGGTTGGAGAAGCACCTAACATCTTGGAAATCAAAAGATGACCCGGGAACCGGGAGTTGTACATATGGGATAGACCCGATGGGGGTTCCGCAGTTGTTTGTGCGCAAGGGTAGAGACGCATTGTTTCGGGTCGGCCCTTGGACTGGGGACAGATTGAGCGGTACCGTTGGAAACTACAATTCAAGTTTTGTCAACAATGAAGACGAGATATCCTTCGTGTATTTTCCTGCTCTGAGGCCTCAGATCGCAAGGGTGGTGATAGATGAATCAGGAATACTTCAAACGTTCGCGTggaatgatcaatggatcaaatCCTACTCCTACCCGACTAGGTGGTGTGATTCCTACGGACAGTGCGGTCCAAATACTAACTGTGACCCAGACAAGGACTATAAGTTGGCTTGCACGTGCCTACCTGGGTTCGAATCCAAATCACCTAGTTTGGGTCTTGGTGAGGGTGCATGCATTAGGAAAGCGGAAGTGTCCACATGTCAAAATGGAGAAGGGTTCGTGAAGGTGGCGCGTGTAAACATACCGGACTCGTCTACGGCACGTGTGAACCTGAGTATGAGTTTGGAACAGTGCAAACAAAAGTGCTTGATGGATTGCTCTTGCACAGCTTACACGAGTGCGGATGACCGGGGAGGTGGGATTGGGTGTGTGACATGGCAGGGGGACTTGATAGACACGAAGACTTTCTCTCATGTTGGTCAAGATTTATACGTTCGAGTCGATGCAACTTTTTTAG GTAAGCGTAGGCAAAACAAATGTTCATTCGAACTTACTGCTGGGTCAACCTACTTCGAAGAAGCTACTAGTGGATTAATTCTTGATGATAGTAGAATAAACTCGGAGTTACTATTATTTCATCTAAACACCGTAGCCACTGCCACAAACAATTTCTCCATTGAAAACAAGCTTGGAGAAGGAGGGTTTGGCTCCGTTTATAAG ggGATGCTTTACGATGGAAAGGAAATAGCTGTAAAAAGACTATCCAAGTTTTCTAGCCAAGGAGTTGAAGAGTTTAAGAATGAAGTTCTTCTGATTGCAAAACTCCAACACAGAAACCTTGTTAAGATTTTAGGTTGCTGTTTTGAAGATGAAGAGAAGATTTTAATATATGAATACTTGCCAAACAAAAGTTTGGACTCTTTCATCTTTA ATGAACCAAAGAGAGCACTTTTAAGTTGGACAAGACGCTTCGAGATTATCTTGGGGATTGCTAGAGGGCTATTATATCTTCATGAAGATTCAAGACTAAGAATTATCCATAGAGATCTAAAGGCCAGCAATGTTCTATTGGATAATTCTTTGAACCCAAAGATTGCAGATTTTGGTATGGCTAGAATATTTAGAGGAGAGCAAACTGAAGCAAACACAAATCATGTGGTTGGAACATA TGGTTATATGTCACCAGAATATGCAATGAAAGGGCTGTTTTCAATAAAGTCTGATGTGTATAGTTTTGGTATTTTATTGCTAGAAATCATTACTGGCAAAAAGAATGCTGGTTCCTTTGAGAAGGATCCATATTCAAATTTGATTGGACATGTAAGAGGT GTTTGGGAGTTATGGAAAGAAGGCAGAGCCGTGGAAATCATTGATTCATCTATAGGTGAATCTTACCTTGTTAGTGAAATTATAAGGTGCATTCAAATCGCACTCCTGTGTGTGCAAGAATTTGCGATTGACCGGCCAACCATGTCGGTAGTTGTTTCAATGTTAAGTAATGATGTAGCTTTTACTTCACCAAAACGACCTGCATTTTTACTAAAGAGCATGAGTCCTAGTGGAGAACCATCCAGCAACAAAAGAGTTAGTTCAATAAATGATGTCACATGTACAATTGTAGAAGCTCGCTAA